In Hippoglossus hippoglossus isolate fHipHip1 chromosome 19, fHipHip1.pri, whole genome shotgun sequence, the DNA window TCTGCTGGAGGATGCGGAGGCGAAGAACGCTCTGCTGGAACacatggaggagctgcagggacacaacacacaggtGGAGACTCACTTCACTGAGTCACAGATCCAACAATCATCTCATGGATGAAACTgacgaacacagacacacacacagtccagagGATCTGTCAGGAAGAACGAGATTAAAATCCAGATGTGCAAAGTTTGTAGAAACTGAAGCTACATAAGCTTCCAGCTGAGGCTGCTTATATCTATAACAGAATATGTcagtatgtgtatgtttatttcaatatctccttATACATAATtcacaaatacagtttacatcCTTGCGcaatcatttaaataatttcacatGTTCTCTTTACCTCATTCTGACGATCTGCTGCTTTAACAAGTAGAATTTCTcttaaaatctaattttcagTTTGTTATAATCGGGTTTAGTGGCAGAGGAGTTGACTGTGGACACACGACTGAGCCATGAACACCAACGTGCTGAGTGTATTCCACACTTACATTCAAACAGTGAAGTTGATGTAGAaatgattgttgttgtgttgtttctcagcTGAGCTGCAGACTCCAGGAGAACGAGCGGGAGACGATGGAGAAAGATTCagagtttgagaaaaaaatcattcagaCGACAAAAGATGTGGAGCTGCTGAAGGTAAAgtttatatagatatattaaaTATTCTCCTCCACGAGTCTCTTTAAAGGAAAAACTGAGTTTAGAACAACCTGGTTTCAGTTATAAAGTTATATATTGATGATGAGTAACGAGATGTTCAGGTGTCTACGTACTTTTGGCCACTTCCTGTATGTGTTCCCTGCTCGTGTCTCAGGAGGGTCTTCGGGAGTCGAGCTCTCAGgtgactctgctgcagcagcgagagcgagagagcgagctGCAGCGTGAGAGCGAccgggagcgagagagggaccGGGACCGGGCCACCCAGGCCCTGAGGGAGCTGGAGGTCAAGGTTCAAGCTCTGGTGGAGCAGGGGCTCGTCCGGATGGAGCGCTCCGTGTCCGGACACCTGGAGCTCCAGGTGGTCCCTGTCATCCAGGACGAGACTCAGAAAGGTCAGAGCTGCTAaagaataattattttttataagAAACAAGAAGACAGGGCtggttttcaaatgtttaaacacaaataaaaaaatgacgTCTGACGTCTCTTCACCCACTGAGTTCAAAATGACTTGTCTAGTCAAAGTGCTTCATCAACTAACCAGCtaagtttaaaggttcagttgtaggatttagtgacatctagtggtgacttTGCAGATTGCTCCCTTTTCAAGCCTGCAAGAGGAAACCACGGTGGACTTTAGCTAACGTAAAAATGATCgacctttaaataaagatgaatgacatgacagtgactcaatcgccccctggtggctggatgcagtataggttatGAATCCTGCAGCTTAGCTTGGCTGAGATGTATTTGATTGACGTGAGAAAAAGAATAACGACGATGCTGTTGTTTCCTCGACAGCTAAAGACAAAGCAGGTGCAGGAGATGAGGCCACGCCCACCTCCTCCGACCCTCCGCCATGTCTTCCTGAAGTTGAAAAATCGCCTCCACCACCGCCgcctcctcccccaccacctccGACGAGCACAACCAgagctcctcctcctactcctgtagcccctcctcctccccctcctcctcctcctccaccacctgtagctccacctcctcctctgctgccccctggaGGTGGTACGACCCAGCACTCAGGTGAGTCTACGTCAGAGCAGCAGCCTCCAcagaaggttgtggttttatttttcactgttaTAAGCAGTAAACACAAGTGCAGGTGAAGTTTGACAGCGTGTTGTTTGTAAAAGGATTTTCTGATTTTCTATTTTgtaaaatttacatttttctcctcctctgtttagGTTGTAAACAAAAGAAACCGATTCAGACCAAATACCGCCTGCCGCTGTTGAACTGGCAGGCGCTGAAATCCAGCCAGGTGACAGGAACCATCTTCAACGAGCTGGACGACGAACACGTCTTAGAGGTTCCATCACTTCTCTTCTACAGTCTCGTCTTTTTCTGGGAAACAAATATTGAACTCTAATATAATATCTTTATTGGAACTGTTCCCTCAGGAGCTCAACATGGCCGCCTTCGAGGAGCAGTTTAAGACCAAGGCCCAGTCCGCCCCCGTGGCCCCGGGGACCCTCAAGATGAAACTGGCTCACAAGACCCAGAGCAAAGTGTCTCTGATGGAGGCCAACAGGGCCAAGAACCTGGCCATCACCCTGCGGAAGGAGGGGATGGCTGCGTCCGACATCTGCTGCGCCATCGAGACGTGAGCACAGAACCCTGGagtctgtttttactttacacCTGAAAAAACAGTAAGAGACTTTACATCCGTCCCCGCAGGTACAACCAGCGAGCTCTGAGTCTGGACTTCCTGGAGCTCCTGGAGCGCTTCATCCCCTCGGAGTACGAGATGAGGCTCATCCACAACCACGAGTGTGAGGGCAGGCCCCTGGACGAGCTCAGCGAGGAGGACCGCTTCATGGTGCGCTTCAGCAAGATCCCGCGGCTCTGCCAGCGAATCAGAGCGCTCACCTTCATGGGCAACTTCCCCGAGAGCGTCCAGCTGATCCAGCCCGTGAGTCAAAGATCATCTTACGACTTGAACTGTGCAGCAAGATGGAAAACACTCAGGTTAAAGGATTTAAAGTCTGACTATGATATATGATGATTAtcacatatacaaacactaGATATGTGATAATCATCGTGCTCCATGGATTCACAGATTCATTTTATTCTGTAGAAAAAGTAGAAATCCTTCATCTATGATTTCTAAGCTGTTTTATGGACATTTGTTCATGGTGAAAATTATATCTGAgaaagaataaatcaaacagaatttaaagatatttctatgacgtgtgtgtttttatatttgactgAGTTATGGAGTCATATTCTCTCAGCAACTCGACGCCGTCATCGCCGCCTCAATGTCGATCAAATCCTCCGGCAAACTGAAGAAGATCCTGGAGGTGAGAGTCGTTTCTATTTTCACCAGAATAAAACATATGAAGCTCATTACGATGTTTCTTATGAGCATTAAGCACATTCACAtagtttcttcctgtttcctgttgtaGGTCGTCTTAGCGTTTGGAAACTACATGAACAGCAGCAAGCGAGGAGCCGCGTACGGCTTCCGCCTGCAGAGCCTCGATTTGGTGAGTCGAATATCTGAAGTATGAGAAGCTCACATCACTTTCTATAGATAATTGTTCAACCTGTGATATTTTGTATCTGTTCTGGTTGTTTCCCAGTTGTTGGAAACTAAATCCACCGACCGCAAACAGACGCTGCTGCACTTCATCGTCAGCATCATCCAGGAGAAATACCCAGAAGTCCAGAGTTTCTACTCGGAGCTGCACTTCCTGGACAAAGCCTCGATGGGTTCGTTCTCTTtaacctccacacacacacacactgaagcttcCACCCACTTGACCTAAAGGTGAGAAGCAGTGGTTTGAATAGTGAACGGCTCTGATGTGAGGAGGTGAACTTCCCTGATGTATTTCAGTTTCCTGGTTGTGAAaagactgaataataataaacgtCTTTATGTGACGGACGACGCTCTGAGCAGCTGCAGTAAATCTTCACTCTCAAGCAGCTGGAACCACGTTAGATTAATTCATCAGAACAGAATTATTCACTGATCCACTTTCAGCCCTAAAAGGCCGAGTGTCAAACGTGGTGTTTAATAAGGAGTTTGAACAGCAGCACTGTTGTTATCTCTGTGCAGGTTATCTCCTCCCTGACCTTTAAATCAGCAGTAATACTTTATAATCTAATTACCGCTCCTCTGATGAGGGGAATGCTAAATGGAAGCCGGCCTCGCCTCCTGAATGATAAGAGCTCTCCTCTGCCgctcagtgtctctggacagcATCCTGCAGGACGTGCGAGCTCTGGAGCGCGGCATGGAGGCGACCGCCGCCGAGTTCTCTCTGGAACAACAGAATCCCGTCCTGCAGACGTTCCTCAGCACAAACACCGAGCTGCTCGACTCCCTGGTGGCTGATGGGAAAACTGCACAGGTTCAACTACCTTTaatgaatcaaatcaatcaGGACGACCCGTGTCTGTATTTAAACCCCCGGGGTGTGTTTTTCAGGATGTGTACGACTCGGCTGTGGAATACTTTGGAGAAAACTCCAAGACGACTCCTCCCTCCATGTTCTTCCCAGTTTTTGTCAGATTCATCAAAGCGTACAAGGTCAGATGAgactcactgtgttttattgatcCTGCAGCAAATGAACTGATGCTGCTTCactgacaaagagaaaagaggagataTACTGTTACTGTTTCTCACTGGGTCCTCGCAGCCACAGGGAgctgatgataataatataataatataataatattgatttTGACTTTTGTACAGAACTTTACAAATGtgcaaagtgcttcacaaggatagaaaattataaaacaatacatttaagGCTTAAAAGGCACAATTAGAATTGCTCACATCATATTTTCATGATAATATTTGAGCTGTAtcaataatgaataaatgtattaagGGAAGTACAGAAATCTAGTGGAGATAAAATAAAGGCGGCGATGGTCTctaatgtttaaaatctttaaaagaGTTAATTAACTGGAACAAACAACTTTCTTTACTTGATGttaaaaaccaaataaaacccTCAGATTTATCACAACTGTCTCAACATATTGTGATatgaggatctgtgtctgatttaaatattttactgtGGAAACAAGAGAATTTCTTTCTTCGTCTATTAAGTTTGAGGCGGTTTGGAGACGTCCAGCAGAAGAGTTGAGTTCCACTCGGATTTGGGGAATTAAACCTGGAACTGTGCAGTCGAAGCCGTTGACATGTTTTTGTCCCTGACAGCAAGCGGAGCAGGACAACGAGCAGAAGAGGAAACTTGTCCTGAACTGTGAAACTCCGTCGTCTCCCAGTAAACCTGACGTCATGGAGAACAAGGTAACGTCTCAGATTCCTCTCAAAATACAGTTCACCGGCAAAACACCAGGATTCCATCGACATCGACAACTTTaaaatggaaaaggaaaaaatcaCCTGACTGAGCTGCTCTGGACTCAcacatgtaaaataataataatgaaacaatTATCCTcctaaatatataataacactAATAACTTGACTATTAATCAAACCACAAACGACCAAAATCCGATCCCGGTCGTAAGAAACCATGAAACATCTGTTTGACCTGTGACCTCACCGCAGCAGACGAGCCCTTGACCCACGTGTGATGTTGCAGGTTGCCACGGTGACCAGGCTGCCGCAGATGGACTTGATAGCGGAGCtgaagaggaggcaggtgtCTCCGCTGGTGAGGGAGGGGAAGGACGGAGCCATCGAGGACATCATCACAGGTTCGAATCCGTCCGCTGAACATGAACAGAACTATCAACTtcatctgtgtttcctctcctggtTTTTCTGCCTCAAACATTCAATTATTCACTTTATCACCTCTGAAGCTTTTTGGTTAACACACGACTTGATGTTTGACCAGTCGCCATTTCAAGATGGCTTCAGGGTCTCTGGTCACAGAGCCGCTCGCCGTCTGATCCGCTTTTTAGAGTTTGAGGCTGATTTTCTAACCTTTTTCTGATTTTCTGATTTTCTAACCTTTTTCTAACCTTTCCTGAGTcgtcatgtttcctctttccacGTATTTCTTACTTTTCCTTGTCTTTGCTTCTCTCCTGTCTTTGTCCCTCTTCTCGTCCCGTCCTCTTCAGCTCTAAAGTCCGTGCCCTTCACGGCTCGCTCGGCCAAACGCTCCTCTCGCCTCTTCTGCGACTCCGTCTTCAGCGACGAGGTGACGTCTTGAATCCCTCGGTGCTTTCAGGGTCTGTGTTTTCTGAGCAGGGACGGAGGCCGACGGACAGGCTGGGGGATAATAATCATGAAACTGTTCATTCAAGCAAGAGATGAGAATTAAACACTAGATGTGACCTTTGATTTCAGATGTAGAGCAGATTAAAAACAGGTTAACTCACCTTTTAACAGGCAGTGgatattaattcattaattcatattttatattacttCAGCATGAATCTGTAATTAGTAGTTTAActatgttaaataaatgtagtgtGATTATAAGTTCAAGTGTAAAGTAGATTGAAATACTCAAGTGATCtcaaaaagttaaaatacttgagtaaatacttagttactttccaccaaATGAACACAAACCTCTGAGCTCCTGTAAAGTTTCAGGAAATTAAAAGTCACATGTGAACAATAGAAAATACACTAAATGGCCAAAAGTCTATGAAACTTTAACAAAACATCCAAACTGCATTTGTGTcgacacaaacaaaatgaacttTATCAACCTGAGGAAGACGAACAGAAAATTATAAGAAACCAATAGTCTGACGTAGAAAAAGTTTGACTTTATAGATTTATCTTTAGAAACAAACTATTTAAACTAAAGTGGTTCACAGTAcgtttatatatattcatttgtaATAATATACATATTGTTATTTCTAATGCCTCTTCTGAGTATAAGCCCTgtatttaaaagttattattattaagtaaaGGATTTAATGAAATCGTTAAAGACAGGACTGTGGTTCTAAGACGATAACATCACAGCCTCAGTTCTTCAGTGACATGAAACACGAGCTCCTGGTCTCTGATGATCTCTGACGTGTTTGTCTCTGGCCTCAGATTTAAGGAACCAGCCGTACAGGCGGGCGGACGGTGGGCGGCGCAGCGCCAAGTGGAAACCAGGACAACAGCTGCACGTGTCCTCAGACATCTCCCTGTGAGGACGAGTCCAACACCACATCTGAaacctcatcttcatcttcatcacctgcAGCTCAAAACACGTCACGCGAGCTGATGAAGACGACCACGAGGAAGAGTCCGAGTTTGATTAACGCAGTGAAATCACAGAGAAACTTTGACGGACACACGACTCATGAATCATTTTTATagctttttgaaaataaaaatactctCCGCATGATTTTTTAATTGggttcattttaaattaaatatgaattatggTCTGTTTCTGAAGTAGAGATGAGAAATTAAATTGGAGATTTGTAAgagatttaaattatttttaatactaAAGTGAAAGAATGATGAACTAATActttaacatttcaacaaataaagGATTTTATACTGTTTTCTAGTGTGAGAAGAGTTCTGTTATTAAGTTTTTTatgatgaagagagagagaagcagaaaacTACGACATTTTTATCagtgtaattttattttaaacatttacatttatttgggGTTTTTCAAAGTAGTTACATATCTCATATCTAGTTATTCTCTACAGTtatatgtaaaacaaaatacttataaaaaactaaatgatggATATTTCTTTACACAAAACATCTTCCATCATCATTCATCGATTTTCttattgaaattatttttttaatttgcgatagagagaaaacacaagtgacTTTCCTCtaaaaagttttaataaaaaacagtttcaactAGTTTGTGTGTTGAAATTTAgacatttatattgtttttaacattaaactGTTTCCACCTCATAACCACAAGCTCACAAGCTCCATTTGAAGGCAGCAAATTAATAAGAAAATACGGTTCTGACAACAAGATGATGTCTGTTCTTATTAGTTCTGATTCATCAACAGTTGACGACGTGTTTGATTTTGTTCGGCTCCTGTTTTACTTTCGTCTTCAGAGTTTCCTCAGTGGAATCAGAAGCTTCTCTGCGTCCGTCCTCGTTGTTTTCAGCTCTTCACAGATTCGTCTGCTTCGTTTCGCTGCTTCTTCCACAAACTGAGTTAAATCTGCGTCTCTCTGAGGATCAGCCGCGGTTTCCTCCATCGCGGCCGCAGCAGCCAGAGTCTTTGCGGTTTGTCGTGTGACACGTTGAACGTCAGGACTGAACTGTATTTTCTCACTGATGGTTTTTATTGAGCTCAGCTCCACCAGCAGAGGTTTGATGGTTTCACAGAAGTCGAGTCCAGTTTTTTGCATCACGCTCACTTCCTGCCTcgtcactttcttttctttctcgcCTCCAGCTACATAAAAGGCAAATCTCGTCCCCAGCAACGCGCCAAAACCGCCaccaacagcgccacctgctgcaCCGACTGTCCTGCCAAAAGTACCGCCGATTGCACCACCTGTGGCAACACCGATGGCGACCCATAATGCATCGCTCACTGCACCATGAGATGAACTTGAAGTTGTGGCACCGACAGCACCGCCGACGCTTCCAGAAAACACTCCCCCAGCTACACCCCCGACCACGCTGCCAGCGAAGCCGACAGTCGCACCGACTGCGCCGATTTCTCCACAAAGTCTCTGGCAAGTTGTCGCAGCAACTGCCCCCAAAGCCCCCCCGACTCCACCAGCGATGGCGCCAGAAACTGCACCGAGAGCGCCGCCGAACACGCCGCGAATCGTTCTATTTGCAGGAACGACCTCCCGTGCTTCACGCACTCGAGCGGCCGTCTGCGTGAAGCTCTCCGACGCTCTCTGAAGACGATCTTCATGTCGATCGTAGAGATTCACGAAAGACGTCAAACTTGCTTCGAGCTCGTCCACCAGGTCGTTAGAGGTCGTAGATCGACTGAAGTCCACAGAGGGACACGCAGACACATCGTCCATGTTTCCTCACAACGATCCTGAACCTGGGTTTTAAACTGATTTAAGATCCGTAAAAGATGAATGAACTAAA includes these proteins:
- the fmnl1b gene encoding formin-like protein 1 — translated: MCVFPGPVGSTVMGNAAGSMEVPLQKEGKPPSAPQGSTGPLKQTAGLKLPMPPEDELEERFSAVLNSMNLPPDKVKILSQYDNEKKWDLICDQERFQVKNPPSAYLDKLKSFLDHGGVGRKFKRRVQESTQILRELEISLRTNHIGWAQEFLNEENRGLDVLVDYLSHAHSAVTLDADCLDGGSLPSDKNKSLDRSVEDLSRSASSSPSHSSSKTSKTFTARKVVRNSRVVSQKDDVHLCIMCLRAIMNYQSGFNLVMKHPSCVNEITLSLNNRNPRTKALVLELLAAVCLVRGGHDIILSAFDNFKEVCAERSRFEKLMEFFRSEDNNIDFMVACMQFINIVVHSVENMNFRVYLQYEFTRHELDDYLERLKFTESDRLLVQIQAYLDNVFDVAALLEDAEAKNALLEHMEELQGHNTQLSCRLQENERETMEKDSEFEKKIIQTTKDVELLKEGLRESSSQVTLLQQRERESELQRESDRERERDRDRATQALRELEVKVQALVEQGLVRMERSVSGHLELQVVPVIQDETQKAKDKAGAGDEATPTSSDPPPCLPEVEKSPPPPPPPPPPPPTSTTRAPPPTPVAPPPPPPPPPPPPVAPPPPLLPPGGGTTQHSGCKQKKPIQTKYRLPLLNWQALKSSQVTGTIFNELDDEHVLEELNMAAFEEQFKTKAQSAPVAPGTLKMKLAHKTQSKVSLMEANRAKNLAITLRKEGMAASDICCAIETYNQRALSLDFLELLERFIPSEYEMRLIHNHECEGRPLDELSEEDRFMVRFSKIPRLCQRIRALTFMGNFPESVQLIQPQLDAVIAASMSIKSSGKLKKILEVVLAFGNYMNSSKRGAAYGFRLQSLDLLLETKSTDRKQTLLHFIVSIIQEKYPEVQSFYSELHFLDKASMVSLDSILQDVRALERGMEATAAEFSLEQQNPVLQTFLSTNTELLDSLVADGKTAQDVYDSAVEYFGENSKTTPPSMFFPVFVRFIKAYKQAEQDNEQKRKLVLNCETPSSPSKPDVMENKVATVTRLPQMDLIAELKRRQVSPLVREGKDGAIEDIITDLRNQPYRRADGGRRSAKWKPGQQLHVSSDISL